A genomic stretch from Echeneis naucrates chromosome 6, fEcheNa1.1, whole genome shotgun sequence includes:
- the azi2 gene encoding 5-azacytidine-induced protein 2 isoform X1: MEPLAVEDDICILKHETAFTAAGESPVSVCAGDESVASHFALVTAYEDIKKRLRDTERENTLLRKRVKQLEDKLFRPDAPPSEGPQYVNKAFSAYRGIYIEKEDLQMELKKLKREKSESERLLTEQLQAKELELLQLRTEMETSQGTVMKSLNSPHDYWQVDRVSTELKIHKLQEELERVTLENSRLLERSGEEPHGLNGPDSDLTCEAKYIPSERSMQQMCQALRCEVTRLHSELKHQTGLIRRLRPLISETRLAASTVPIQCLDDVEKNNHPVAQASVPRPPSAPPLPSCSGRPCPPVVGPAGTLPPDSLKEDCWYNGPWPSQSCSGEAMVGGSACSVILPPPPLNQASLDESSRSFPSPPKPSDAIFWEGNSATSNSSCSMGNCSPRSPPNSEWTKPY; the protein is encoded by the exons ATGGAGCCCCTGGCAGTGGAGGATGACATCTGTATTCTCAAACATGAGACAGCCTTCACCGCCGCTGGCGAGAGTCCCGTATCGGTGTGTGCCGGAGATGAATCTGTTGCTTCCCACTTCGCCCTCGTCACAGCCTATGAGGACATCAAGAAGAGGCTGAGGGACACAGAGCGAGAGAATACCTTGCTTAGGAAGAGGGTTAAGCAGTTGGAGGATAAG CTCTTCAGGCCAGATGCACCTCCATCAGAAGGTCCCCAGTATGTGAACAAGGCTTTCAGTGCATACAGGGGTATCTATATAGAGAAGGAGGATCTGCAGATGGAGCTCAAGAAACTG AAAAGGGAGAAGAGCGAGAGTGAGAGGTTGCTGACAGAGCAGCTCCAGGCCAAAGAGTTGGAGTTGCTTCAGCtgaggacagagatggagacCAGCCAAGGTACAG TCATGAAGAGCTTGAACAGTCCGCATGACTACTGGCAAGTAGACAGGGTCAGCACTGAACTAAAGATccacaaactgcaggaggagctggagagagtGACACTGGAAAACAGCAGACTGTTGGAAAGAAGTGGG GAGGAACCCCATGGCCTTAATGGACCAGACTCGGACTTGACCTGTGAGGCTAAATATATTCCAAG TGAGAGGAGCATGCAGCAGATGTGCCAGGCTTTGCGCTGTGAAGTCACTCGTCTGCATTCAGAGCTCAAGCACCAAACAGGCCTGATCAGACGGCTCAGGCCACTGATCAGTGAGACAAGACTAG CTGCCTCAACAGTTCCAATCCAGTGTCTCGATGATGTGGAGAAGAACAATCACCCAGTTGCTCAGGCATCAGTGCCTCGCCCTCCTAGTGCCCCCCCACTGCCCTCATGCTCCGGACGCCCCTGCCCCCCTGTTGTTGGCCCAGCAGGCACCCTGCCACCAGACAGTCTGAAGGAGGACTGCTGGTACAATGGACCCTGGCCCTCACAAAGCTGTTCAGGAGAGGCGATGGTTGGGGGCAGTGCCTGCTCTGTCatcctgcccccccctcccctgaaCCAAGCTTCCCTGGATGAGAGCTCGAGATCTTTTCCCAGTCCCCCAAAGCCCAGTGACGCCATATTTTGGGAGGGAAACTCTGCTACGTCCAACTCCTCATGCTCAATGGGAAACTGCAGTCCCAGGAGCCCTCCCAACAGTGAGTGGACCAAGCCCTATTAG
- the azi2 gene encoding 5-azacytidine-induced protein 2 isoform X2: MEPLAVEDDICILKHETAFTAAGESPVSVCAGDESVASHFALVTAYEDIKKRLRDTERENTLLRKRVKQLEDKLFRPDAPPSEGPQYVNKAFSAYRGIYIEKEDLQMELKKLKREKSESERLLTEQLQAKELELLQLRTEMETSQVMKSLNSPHDYWQVDRVSTELKIHKLQEELERVTLENSRLLERSGEEPHGLNGPDSDLTCEAKYIPSERSMQQMCQALRCEVTRLHSELKHQTGLIRRLRPLISETRLAASTVPIQCLDDVEKNNHPVAQASVPRPPSAPPLPSCSGRPCPPVVGPAGTLPPDSLKEDCWYNGPWPSQSCSGEAMVGGSACSVILPPPPLNQASLDESSRSFPSPPKPSDAIFWEGNSATSNSSCSMGNCSPRSPPNSEWTKPY; this comes from the exons ATGGAGCCCCTGGCAGTGGAGGATGACATCTGTATTCTCAAACATGAGACAGCCTTCACCGCCGCTGGCGAGAGTCCCGTATCGGTGTGTGCCGGAGATGAATCTGTTGCTTCCCACTTCGCCCTCGTCACAGCCTATGAGGACATCAAGAAGAGGCTGAGGGACACAGAGCGAGAGAATACCTTGCTTAGGAAGAGGGTTAAGCAGTTGGAGGATAAG CTCTTCAGGCCAGATGCACCTCCATCAGAAGGTCCCCAGTATGTGAACAAGGCTTTCAGTGCATACAGGGGTATCTATATAGAGAAGGAGGATCTGCAGATGGAGCTCAAGAAACTG AAAAGGGAGAAGAGCGAGAGTGAGAGGTTGCTGACAGAGCAGCTCCAGGCCAAAGAGTTGGAGTTGCTTCAGCtgaggacagagatggagacCAGCCAAG TCATGAAGAGCTTGAACAGTCCGCATGACTACTGGCAAGTAGACAGGGTCAGCACTGAACTAAAGATccacaaactgcaggaggagctggagagagtGACACTGGAAAACAGCAGACTGTTGGAAAGAAGTGGG GAGGAACCCCATGGCCTTAATGGACCAGACTCGGACTTGACCTGTGAGGCTAAATATATTCCAAG TGAGAGGAGCATGCAGCAGATGTGCCAGGCTTTGCGCTGTGAAGTCACTCGTCTGCATTCAGAGCTCAAGCACCAAACAGGCCTGATCAGACGGCTCAGGCCACTGATCAGTGAGACAAGACTAG CTGCCTCAACAGTTCCAATCCAGTGTCTCGATGATGTGGAGAAGAACAATCACCCAGTTGCTCAGGCATCAGTGCCTCGCCCTCCTAGTGCCCCCCCACTGCCCTCATGCTCCGGACGCCCCTGCCCCCCTGTTGTTGGCCCAGCAGGCACCCTGCCACCAGACAGTCTGAAGGAGGACTGCTGGTACAATGGACCCTGGCCCTCACAAAGCTGTTCAGGAGAGGCGATGGTTGGGGGCAGTGCCTGCTCTGTCatcctgcccccccctcccctgaaCCAAGCTTCCCTGGATGAGAGCTCGAGATCTTTTCCCAGTCCCCCAAAGCCCAGTGACGCCATATTTTGGGAGGGAAACTCTGCTACGTCCAACTCCTCATGCTCAATGGGAAACTGCAGTCCCAGGAGCCCTCCCAACAGTGAGTGGACCAAGCCCTATTAG